From one Coxiella-like endosymbiont genomic stretch:
- the fumC gene encoding class II fumarate hydratase has product MVTRIEKDSMGEIEVPADKYYGAQSQRSLINFAIGRETMPPELIRAFGILKKAAALTNNELGKLSSEILTYIIQAADEVIEGKLNDHFPLKVWQTGSGTQTNMNINEVISNRAIELAGGKLGSKNPIHPNDDVNKSQSSNDTFPTVMHIACAEMIAHQLIPAVKTLRNTLQEKSNAFAHIIKVGRTHLQDAVPLTLGQEFSGYVAQLDHSLEAITNVLLVLYRLALGGTAVGTGLNAPPQFAEKVTEHIAKLTKLSFYSAPNKFGALAAHDEIVLVSGVLKTLACSLMKIANDIRWLASGPRCGIGEIFIPENEPGSSSMPGKVNPTQSEALTMVCVQVMGNDATITIAGSQGNFELNVFKPVMAYNLIQSIYLLTDSCRSFNDHCAIGIEPHKEKIDAYLRNSLMLVTALNQIIGYDKASEIAKKAYKEGLTLKEAALKLKYLTAEEFEKAINSQKMVGL; this is encoded by the coding sequence ATGGTCACACGAATTGAAAAGGATAGTATGGGGGAAATTGAAGTTCCCGCTGATAAGTATTATGGAGCACAATCCCAGCGTTCATTAATTAATTTCGCCATCGGCCGAGAAACTATGCCGCCTGAGCTTATTCGAGCTTTTGGAATTTTAAAAAAGGCGGCTGCCCTCACTAACAATGAATTGGGTAAACTCTCTTCAGAAATTTTAACTTATATTATTCAAGCGGCTGACGAAGTTATCGAAGGTAAATTAAACGACCATTTTCCACTGAAAGTATGGCAAACCGGCAGTGGCACCCAAACTAATATGAATATTAATGAGGTTATTAGCAACCGAGCTATTGAATTAGCAGGTGGAAAACTCGGAAGCAAAAATCCTATTCATCCCAATGATGATGTTAATAAATCCCAATCATCAAATGATACCTTTCCAACCGTCATGCATATTGCTTGTGCTGAAATGATCGCTCATCAACTTATACCAGCTGTAAAAACCTTACGGAATACCTTGCAAGAAAAATCCAATGCTTTCGCTCATATTATTAAAGTAGGGCGAACTCATTTACAAGATGCTGTCCCTCTTACTTTAGGCCAAGAATTTTCAGGTTATGTGGCGCAATTGGATCATAGTTTAGAAGCAATTACTAATGTTTTACTTGTTCTTTATCGATTAGCATTAGGGGGAACTGCCGTTGGTACAGGGCTAAATGCGCCACCCCAATTTGCTGAAAAAGTAACGGAACATATTGCAAAATTGACAAAATTATCTTTTTACTCTGCTCCCAATAAATTTGGAGCATTAGCAGCACACGATGAAATTGTGTTGGTGAGCGGGGTTTTAAAAACACTCGCTTGCTCATTAATGAAAATTGCTAATGATATTAGGTGGTTAGCCTCGGGACCTCGTTGTGGAATTGGAGAAATTTTTATTCCGGAAAATGAACCAGGCTCCTCGAGCATGCCAGGAAAAGTAAATCCAACCCAATCTGAAGCTCTAACAATGGTATGCGTACAAGTAATGGGAAACGACGCGACAATTACGATTGCAGGATCTCAGGGTAATTTTGAATTAAATGTTTTCAAACCAGTAATGGCATACAATTTAATTCAATCCATCTATTTATTGACAGATAGTTGCCGCTCTTTCAATGATCATTGCGCCATTGGTATTGAACCGCATAAAGAAAAAATTGATGCCTATCTTAGAAATTCTTTAATGCTCGTGACTGCCTTAAACCAAATTATTGGTTACGATAAAGCATCTGAAATCGCCAAGAAAGCTTATAAAGAGGGACTCACACTTAAAGAAGCCGCGTTGAAATTAAAATATTTGACGGCCGAAGAGTTTGAGAAAGCTATTAATTCTCAAAAAATGGTGGGACTTTAA
- a CDS encoding efflux RND transporter periplasmic adaptor subunit — translation MLVTEEITEETRNINLQGTLPNENYCLYPRVFVEVTVYLPEEKQVITVPQTAVSYSLYGDTVFFVELGTDAKDNSVLISR, via the coding sequence GTGCTTGTCACTGAAGAAATCACTGAAGAAACTCGTAATATTAATCTTCAAGGGACGCTTCCCAATGAGAATTATTGTCTTTATCCCCGAGTATTTGTCGAAGTAACGGTTTACTTGCCAGAAGAAAAACAAGTAATTACTGTCCCGCAAACGGCCGTTAGTTATTCTTTATATGGTGATACAGTATTTTTTGTGGAATTGGGCACAGATGCAAAAGACAATTCTGTTTTGATTTCTCGGTAA